A stretch of the Arvicola amphibius chromosome 8, mArvAmp1.2, whole genome shotgun sequence genome encodes the following:
- the Zbtb32 gene encoding zinc finger and BTB domain-containing protein 32 produces MPQTPTRITSPYGSDRLVQLAARLRPALCDTLITVGGLEFPAHSLVLAGASPRLGCRGRWALVEGISPSTFAQLLTFVYGESVELQPGELGNLEEAARALGVQALEEACKQAQKDKNEDELDPGQKRHHESEELMRNSERGLGGPGEKQTPEKDFGSNEGGQETMYKRKTPGESPETAAVTRKRRSEEALSPALVGSGGAERKQGEAMRGLESPEGSEECLRGCSGPLSSPGSLLTSLIPRPCWAEAPWLGEGQPALWSIFLWPPRYGTPFSLSTPITAAWQVWPQDQRIPLTLNHSKGLWSQNQQPSSSPTPGSFPQGPEQLSPWEIEESGQGYTGPLATCVGQECTLRCPSHQHPPLPLPARSRPYSCSVCGKRFSLKHQMETHYRVHTGEKPFSCSLCPQRSRDFSAMTKHLRTHGAAPYRCPLCRVGCPSLASMQAHMRGHSPSQLPPGWTIRSTFLYSSSRPSRASISPGSPTSSSGT; encoded by the exons ATGCCCCAGACCCCCACAAGAATAACTAGCCCCTATGGCTCTGATAGGTTGGTGCAGTTAGCCGCGAGGCTTCGGCCAGCACTGTGTGACACCCTAATCACTGTAGGGGGCCTGGAATTCCCTGCTCACAGTCTGGTGCTGGCAGGAGCAAGCCCAAGGCTGGGTTGCAGGGGCCGGTGGGCTCTGGTTGAAGGCATCAGCCCATCTACCTTTGCTCAGCTTCTGACCTTTGTGTATGGAGAGAGTGTAGAGCTACAGCCTGGGGAGCTGGGGAACCTGGAAGAGGCAGCCAGGGCCTTGGGGGTGCAGGCCCTGGAAGAGGCATGCAAGCAAGCTCAAAAGGATAAGAATGAAGACGAGCTGGATCCAGGACAGAAGAGGCACCATGAGTCAGAAGAACTCATGAGGAATTCTGAGCGAGGACTGGGGGGCCCTGGAGAGAAACAGACACCAGAGAAGGATTTTGGAAGTAATGAGGGAGGACAGGAGACCATGTACAAGCGCAAAACCCCCGGAGAGAGCCCTGAGACGGCAGCGGTAACTAGGAAGAGGAGATCAGAGGAGGCCCTCAGTCCAGCCTTGGTGGGCtctggaggagcagagaggaagcaaggagaGGCCATGCGAGGTTTAGAGAGCCCTGAGGGCTCTGAGGAGTGTCTTCGTGGGTGCTCTGGTCCCCTTTCCTCACCAGGTTCACTCCTAACCAGCCTCATTCCCAGGCCTTGTTGGGCTGAGGCCCCTTGGTTGGGGGAGGGCCAACCTGCCCTGTGGAGCATCTTCCTGTGGCCGCCCAGATATGGCACTCCCTTCTCCCTTAGCACCCCCATCACTGCAGCCTGGCAGGTCTGGCCTCAAGACCAGAG GATCCCACTGACCTTGAACCACTCCAAAGGTCTTTGGAGTCAGAATCAGCAGCCCTCCTCCAGCCCCACTCCAG GATCCTTTCCCCAGGGCCCCGAACAACTCAGCCCTTGGGAGATAGAGGAGTCTGGGCAAGGGTACACAG GCCCACTGGCAACCTGTGTGGGTCAAGAATGCACACTGCGCTGCCCGTCTCACCAACACCCTCCTTTACCCCTTCCTGCTCGCTCTCGGCCCTATTCTTGCTCTGTCTGTGGAAAGAGGTTTTCACTCAAGCATCAGATGGAGACGCATTACCGAGTCCACACAG GAGAGAAGCCCTTCTCCTGTAGCCTCTGTCCTCAGCGCTCCCGGGACTTCTCTGCCATGACCAAGCACCTGAGGACACATGGGGCTGCTCCCTATCGCTGCCCTCTGTGTAGGGTTGGCTGCCCCAGCCTGGCTTCCATGCAGGCGCACATGCGTGGCCACTCGCCCAGCCAGCTGCCGCCTGGATGGACCATACGCTCCACCTTCCTCTACTCTTCCTCGAGGCCGAGTCGGGCCTCGATCTCTCCCGGGAGTCCTACCTCCTCCTCTGGCACCTGA
- the LOC119820212 gene encoding mitochondrial import inner membrane translocase subunit TIM16-like, whose protein sequence is MAKYLAKIIVMGLQVMGRAFARALRQEFAASQAAADAQGHAGHQSAATSNLSGFSLQEAQQILNISRLNPEQGQKNYEHPFKVNNKSVGGSYLQSKFVHAKERLDEELQIQAQEDREKGQMPKT, encoded by the coding sequence ATGGCCAAGTACCTGGCCAAGATCATTGTGATGGGTTTGCAGGTGATGGGCAGAGCCTTTGCCCGGGCCCTGAGGCAGGAGTTTGCAGcaagccaggcagctgctgaTGCTCAGGGTCATGCTGGACACCAGTCTGCAGCCACATCCAACCTCTCTGGCTTCAGCCTCCAAGAGGCCCAGCAGATTCTCAACATCTCCAGGCTGAACCCTGAGCAGGGCCAGAAGAATTATGAACACCCATTTAAAGTGAACAACAAATCTGTGGGTGGCTCCTACCTGCAGTCAAAGTTTGTCCACGCAAAGGAACGCCTAGATGAGGAACTTCAAATACAAGcccaagaagacagagagaaagggcagaTGCCCAAAACGTGA